The Candidatus Methylacidiphilales bacterium genomic interval CTTCATGCCCGTCATGGTTAGCATCATGGAGTGGGGAATTCTAGTCGCGCTCTTCCTCGCAAGATGGTCGCTTCAAACCGAAAAGAAAACTACAGCAGATTTTTCCATCAAAGACATCATTCTAGAAACGCTCCGAGGCCGCAGCGTTATTCTCATGCTAGGAGGATTAACTATAGGCTACCTCATCGGTGAAGAAGGCATGGCTCCTATAAAAATTGTCTATGAAGACGCCTTTCGCGGCATCCTAGTTTTATACCTCCTCGAGATGGGCATGGTAGCCGCTCGTCAGATTTCTGCATTCGTCCAACTTGGCATCAAAATTATTGCCTTCGCCATATTCCTCCCGATCCTCCATGGTTTACTCGGTGTATCGATCGGCACATGGGCTGGCCTTTCCTTAGGCGGTAGTTTTGTTTTAGGAGCGATCGCCGCCAGTGCCTCATACATTGACGCTCCAGCAGCCGTCCGACACGCACTGCCATCAGCCAATCCTAGCATCTACCTGAACGCATCACTCGGAATCACCTTTCCATTTAATCTCCTTATTGGCCTTCCCCTTTATTACAAATTCGCTGCTTGGCTTCACCAATCATGACCACTTATGAAAATAAAAAAACTAATCCCTAAGTCAGTCAGGCTGTTTTCTTCAGCACTAGTTCTAACTGTCCTGCTAACCTCTTGCCAACCTCCCCATAAGCTGAGGCCACCTAATCATTCTCTCTCCTCAGAGCAACCCATAGATCTGGAGGAGGCCCTGCGCTTTATCGGAGAGTGGTGCACAGACGTCACAGCCATCTCTCGTGCCCATGCAGAAGGCAAAGACGTGCTCGCACTCGCAGAAAAATTCTTAGACGAAAAATACGACTACCTTAATGGTCCAGTGCTTTTCAAACCCACCCTCGGTCATGGAGAAAACACCTTCCGATTAAGTCGCCGAGCTGCCCTTTCCTACTTCATCGGCGGTGATTCCCTTTATCCAGACGACAGCGGATTCGCCCTTAAACCTTGGCGTGAAGCCCGTTTTGAAATCGGTAAAGGCAAGCAAGGCGAAGTGGCTTGGCGAACTGAAGGCGCTTTAGCACTGATCATGGGAAATGTCTGGTTCACTGATGAACAAGGGAACACCACAAAGGTCGACAAAAGCTGGGTCTTGAAAAGAACAGAAGATGGCAAATTAAAAATCTATCTTCATATGTCCTCGCTCCCCTTCACGCCAAAGGATTAACGCATTCTCATTCCTCAACAGGTCCCGTGTATGAGCGCATTTTACAATCTTTTATCCTGCTCATTCTTGTTATATCGCTGCAAGGGATATAAAATACTTTTATGAATCCACAACTTCAGATTTTAGCACGTCTTGAGGAGAACGCCCAGACCCCGTTGGAAAAAATTGCTGAGGAGCTCCACATCCCTCTTTCTGAAGTCCGTGCAACCATCGCCGATCTCGAGAGACAGAAAATTATCCTCGGCTACAAGACGATCGTGGACGAAGACAAGCTCGACCGAAATACAGTTAAAGCAATCATCAACGTAAAAACTACCCCTGAACGTGGCGAAGGCTTCGATCGCTTAGCCCGCAGAATCAGCCAATATCCAGAAGTCATCGATTGTTACCTTGTGAGCGGTGATTATGACTTGGTGATCTTTGTTCAAGCGCCCTCATCTAAAGCGATCGCTCATTTCGTCGCAGAAAAGCTTTCCACCCTTACCGGAATCGTCTCAACAGCTACACATTTCCTCCTCAAAACCTACAAAGAGCACCACATCCCATTTTTCGATACTGCCTTAGCTGCTGACGACGAAGAAGACTACGAAAGGCTCAAAATAAGCCCATAGCTCAGCAGCCATCAGGCATATCCTCCCCTTTTGCCCATCATGTCTCAATCAAGCAGAGCCCCTTTCTCACCACCAATAGCCAAGCACGTCCTCAATATTCCACGTTCTGGCATCCGAGATTTCTTTGAAATTGTGCAATCCATGCAAGATGTGATCTCCCTAGGCATTGGAGAACCCGACTTTTCAAGCCCAGAACACATCCGCCAGGCTGCAATAGATGGCCTTCGAGCTGGCCGCACCGGTTATACCTCCAACTTAGGCATCCCTCGGCTCCGCAAAGCCATTTCACAATACCTCGCGCAATATTATCACGTCTACTATGACCCTAGCTCAGAAATCATCGTCACAGCTGGAGTCTCAGAGGCTCTTGATTTAGCCCTACGCGCTATCATCGATCCAGGCGACGAAATCATTTATCACGAGCCCTGTTATGTCTCCTACTCGCCCAGCATTCGGCTCTGTCATGGCATACCAGTGCCTGTGCAAACTCATCCAGAAAATTGTTTCGCACTT includes:
- a CDS encoding Lrp/AsnC family transcriptional regulator; the encoded protein is MNPQLQILARLEENAQTPLEKIAEELHIPLSEVRATIADLERQKIILGYKTIVDEDKLDRNTVKAIINVKTTPERGEGFDRLARRISQYPEVIDCYLVSGDYDLVIFVQAPSSKAIAHFVAEKLSTLTGIVSTATHFLLKTYKEHHIPFFDTALAADDEEDYERLKISP
- a CDS encoding sodium-dependent bicarbonate transport family permease, with product MEMLINNLLSPIVLAFFIGAIATLLKSDLEFPEPVLNAISIYLVFSIAIKGGVELSSSHFLHIWKPSLATLSLTLLIPAAVFYLARRLLKLNIEDAAGLAALYGSVSSVTFLAAMTLANRQMTPPEPFMPVMVSIMEWGILVALFLARWSLQTEKKTTADFSIKDIILETLRGRSVILMLGGLTIGYLIGEEGMAPIKIVYEDAFRGILVLYLLEMGMVAARQISAFVQLGIKIIAFAIFLPILHGLLGVSIGTWAGLSLGGSFVLGAIAASASYIDAPAAVRHALPSANPSIYLNASLGITFPFNLLIGLPLYYKFAAWLHQS